From a single Lewinella sp. LCG006 genomic region:
- a CDS encoding TlpA family protein disulfide reductase codes for MTKNNLIPPFSILLFCLMSSPIFAQMKVGDTLSTALMEEVKRIQILNKEGERVWSEDGFLVVKFWATWCTPCVAGFPKFDTLYTEFVQQGVDFIAVSDETTSRVEHFLSSRNYQFPVGVDNERGLMRQFGVRAIPEHLVIDESGIIRYRGGDLSSETLVSLLQNKEVPEAENPSIDFDNKEMVISNGYGAPGQDPVYNGMQAMMAPAGEEWSMREDAVEQVIVRKSLETAAGWYGYRTSGDYIGLTYSSGTVNEIYSFLLGATSPLWVVDSVSGGVRYDFVYWKKNKKKIPAFKKEMLVLLENALHIGLRKRFIEDEVVMLRAQGETPSLKRNKAVSMEESYNFIPVTSVIARLEEIRGQRYVADFKKEDYQIAWQKDHLNLFRMNGQEIEAALLSKGFTLERKTQRIQIYETVVSD; via the coding sequence ATGACAAAAAACAACCTGATCCCCCCATTCTCTATACTCCTGTTCTGCTTAATGTCATCTCCCATTTTTGCGCAGATGAAGGTCGGAGACACCTTGTCTACTGCGCTCATGGAGGAGGTTAAGCGTATTCAGATTCTGAATAAAGAAGGAGAACGTGTTTGGAGCGAGGACGGGTTCCTGGTGGTGAAATTTTGGGCTACCTGGTGTACACCTTGTGTGGCGGGGTTCCCCAAGTTTGATACCCTCTATACGGAGTTCGTTCAGCAAGGAGTGGATTTTATTGCGGTGTCTGACGAAACGACAAGCAGAGTGGAGCACTTTTTGTCGTCGAGAAATTACCAATTTCCGGTGGGGGTAGATAACGAAAGGGGATTGATGAGACAGTTTGGCGTAAGAGCTATTCCCGAGCATTTGGTCATTGACGAATCTGGCATCATACGCTATCGGGGAGGGGATTTGAGTAGCGAGACATTAGTAAGCTTACTCCAAAATAAGGAAGTACCCGAAGCGGAAAATCCGAGTATTGATTTCGATAATAAGGAGATGGTTATTTCCAATGGTTACGGAGCTCCGGGGCAAGATCCCGTGTACAATGGTATGCAAGCGATGATGGCGCCAGCGGGAGAGGAGTGGAGCATGAGAGAAGATGCCGTTGAACAGGTAATCGTTCGAAAATCTTTAGAAACAGCGGCGGGATGGTATGGGTACAGAACTTCAGGTGATTATATCGGACTGACTTACAGCAGCGGAACGGTGAACGAAATTTACAGTTTCCTACTTGGTGCTACTTCCCCCTTATGGGTAGTAGACAGTGTCAGCGGAGGAGTTAGATATGACTTCGTTTACTGGAAAAAGAACAAGAAAAAAATACCCGCCTTCAAAAAGGAGATGCTGGTATTGCTGGAAAACGCCTTGCACATTGGCTTGCGCAAGCGTTTTATCGAAGACGAAGTGGTGATGCTCCGTGCGCAGGGAGAAACGCCGTCCCTGAAAAGGAACAAAGCGGTTTCCATGGAGGAGAGCTACAACTTTATCCCCGTTACTTCGGTCATTGCTCGCTTAGAAGAAATAAGGGGGCAGCGCTACGTCGCTGATTTTAAGAAAGAAGACTACCAAATAGCCTGGCAGAAAGATCATCTTAATTTGTTCAGGATGAATGGACAGGAGATAGAGGCCGCGCTGCTGTCAAAAGGATTTACGCTGGAAAGGAAGACGCAGAGAATACAAATTTATGAGACGGTGGTTTCGGATTAG
- a CDS encoding YdeI family protein, protein MNSYCPENKADWRNWLEENHVTEDSIWLIFYKTTSPSYNLSWSDAVDEALCFGWIDSTKKSIDDEKYIQYFCKRKPQSNWSKVNKEKVKNLMEQGLMEEAGSRSIKIAKENGSWSFLDAVEALVIPEDLKEEFANYKGSIDYFTSLSKSTQKILLYWVISAKREDTRRKRVVEVAENASRKMKPKQFR, encoded by the coding sequence ATGAATAGTTATTGCCCTGAAAATAAAGCAGATTGGAGAAATTGGCTTGAAGAAAACCATGTAACGGAGGACTCGATTTGGCTAATATTTTACAAGACAACTTCTCCAAGCTATAATCTAAGTTGGAGTGATGCGGTTGATGAAGCGCTTTGCTTTGGTTGGATAGATAGTACTAAAAAATCAATTGATGACGAAAAGTATATACAATACTTTTGTAAGCGAAAACCCCAGAGTAATTGGTCAAAGGTTAATAAGGAAAAAGTAAAAAACCTAATGGAGCAAGGACTCATGGAAGAGGCTGGCTCCAGGAGTATTAAAATTGCGAAAGAAAATGGTTCCTGGTCTTTTTTAGATGCAGTCGAAGCACTTGTGATTCCAGAAGATTTAAAAGAAGAATTTGCGAATTATAAAGGTTCAATCGACTATTTTACTAGCCTAAGTAAGTCTACCCAAAAGATTTTATTGTACTGGGTTATCTCAGCAAAAAGGGAAGACACAAGGAGGAAGAGGGTTGTAGAAGTAGCCGAAAATGCCAGTCGGAAAATGAAACCGAAGCAATTCAGATAA
- a CDS encoding VOC family protein: protein MIKYIFNIVTLLVIASMIGCGNSNTASEIHTNSNQNSENETDMITQKITPCLWVETTDAKAVVDYYLSIFKDGKMKAYHQYENPPEAGGGKFETAIIEIAGMELSILAAGPYFKFNESVSFVINTKDQAETDYYWEALTANGGEESSCGWCKDKYGLSWQVVPVEYFDLINSDDPKVREKAMKNTLTQKKLILSELK from the coding sequence ATGATAAAATACATCTTTAATATTGTTACGCTATTGGTAATAGCAAGTATGATCGGTTGTGGGAATTCTAATACAGCTAGTGAAATTCACACAAATTCAAATCAGAATTCAGAAAACGAAACAGATATGATTACTCAAAAAATAACACCTTGCCTTTGGGTGGAGACCACCGATGCAAAAGCAGTAGTAGACTATTACCTTTCCATTTTTAAAGATGGGAAAATGAAAGCGTACCACCAATATGAAAATCCACCAGAAGCGGGTGGAGGGAAATTTGAAACAGCCATCATAGAAATTGCTGGCATGGAATTAAGCATTCTGGCAGCTGGACCCTATTTCAAATTTAATGAATCTGTTTCTTTTGTTATCAATACCAAAGACCAAGCAGAAACGGACTATTACTGGGAGGCATTGACAGCTAACGGTGGAGAAGAAAGTTCGTGTGGTTGGTGTAAAGATAAATATGGTTTATCGTGGCAGGTTGTTCCTGTTGAATATTTTGACCTCATTAACAGTGATGACCCAAAAGTTAGAGAAAAAGCAATGAAGAATACATTGACACAAAAGAAATTAATCCTTTCCGAACTGAAATGA
- a CDS encoding gliding motility-associated C-terminal domain-containing protein yields the protein MLLSRLLPLWILLGMFGFQLHASHPATFELRPDFSISPDTTTCPDDFLINLGEDIRIIYGDEINIYFTSNRSIDGDEEWMWSDPTHLSCLSCPNPIYAPTESTLLTLTIIDGDGCIASDELFVEVNLKDDIFVPNAFSPNDDGVNDVLVVYTGSSITQITRLRILNSNRDVVFEQFNFLGNTNNIGWGGTYKEEPLNAGVFAYVLEVELVDGSLRQLTGTITLVR from the coding sequence ATGCTCCTCTCACGTCTACTCCCTTTATGGATATTACTCGGTATGTTTGGTTTTCAACTACACGCCAGTCATCCTGCCACGTTTGAACTCCGTCCTGATTTTTCCATCAGCCCCGATACCACGACCTGCCCTGATGATTTTTTGATTAACCTGGGGGAAGATATCAGAATCATTTATGGAGATGAAATAAATATTTATTTCACCAGCAATCGATCAATAGATGGAGATGAGGAATGGATGTGGAGTGACCCCACGCACCTATCCTGCCTATCGTGCCCTAACCCAATCTACGCGCCTACCGAGAGTACTTTGCTGACGCTCACTATTATCGACGGTGATGGCTGCATTGCCAGCGACGAATTGTTTGTGGAGGTTAATCTGAAAGATGACATCTTTGTTCCCAATGCTTTCTCCCCTAACGATGATGGCGTGAACGATGTGCTCGTCGTCTATACCGGATCAAGCATTACACAAATTACCCGCCTGCGTATTCTTAATAGCAATAGGGACGTCGTTTTTGAACAATTCAATTTTCTTGGCAACACTAACAACATTGGCTGGGGTGGCACATATAAAGAAGAACCTCTGAATGCCGGCGTATTTGCCTACGTTTTGGAGGTAGAACTCGTGGATGGAAGTCTGCGGCAATTGACGGGGACGATTACACTGGTGCGATGA
- a CDS encoding N(5)-(carboxyethyl)ornithine synthase, translating into MTLLSMGVIGTSRKADERRVPIHPEHLNRLPEFIRRQLIFEEGYGHPFHIEDKEIAKQTGGIASRHEILAGIGAVIIAKPILSDLEELKEGGILWGYPHCVQQAQITQTAIDKKQTLIAFEDMYVWNPSGQPGRHTFYKNNEMAGYSAVIHALQLKGIDGHYGNQRKVIIFSFGAVSRGAIYALKAHGFRDITICIQRPDHEVREEVLDVHYTRVRHGVGTEPRLLMVEHDGSERPLLEVISESEIIINGTYQDTDDPINYVNEDEKSSLRPGALIIDVSCDEGMGFYFAKPTSFKKPMISVAKIDYYAVDHTPSYFWESASRSISAALIVHLPSVITGRETWKQNETIQRAINIDQGVIVKDSILRFQHRKAAYPHEVN; encoded by the coding sequence ATGACCTTATTATCGATGGGTGTTATTGGTACTTCAAGAAAAGCAGACGAAAGGCGGGTGCCGATCCACCCCGAGCATTTAAACAGGCTTCCTGAATTTATCCGTCGGCAGCTGATTTTTGAGGAGGGCTATGGCCATCCTTTCCATATCGAGGATAAAGAAATCGCGAAGCAAACGGGCGGCATCGCCAGCAGGCATGAAATACTGGCAGGCATTGGGGCCGTCATTATTGCCAAACCCATCTTGTCTGATTTGGAGGAGCTAAAGGAAGGGGGCATTTTGTGGGGCTATCCGCACTGCGTGCAGCAAGCGCAGATTACCCAAACGGCCATTGACAAAAAACAGACCTTGATTGCTTTTGAAGATATGTACGTCTGGAACCCGAGCGGACAACCAGGCCGGCATACCTTCTACAAAAACAATGAAATGGCGGGCTATAGTGCCGTCATCCACGCGCTTCAGCTCAAGGGGATTGATGGCCATTATGGCAACCAGCGGAAGGTCATCATCTTTAGTTTCGGTGCCGTTAGTCGAGGGGCGATCTACGCGCTGAAGGCCCACGGTTTCCGAGACATCACGATCTGTATCCAAAGGCCCGACCATGAAGTGAGAGAAGAAGTACTGGATGTGCATTATACGCGCGTGAGACACGGTGTAGGCACCGAACCCCGACTGCTGATGGTAGAGCACGATGGATCAGAGCGCCCACTATTGGAGGTCATCAGTGAGTCGGAGATTATCATCAACGGCACCTATCAGGACACCGATGATCCCATCAATTATGTCAACGAGGATGAAAAGTCCAGCCTAAGACCCGGTGCGCTGATCATTGATGTTAGCTGCGATGAAGGGATGGGCTTCTATTTTGCGAAACCCACCAGTTTCAAAAAACCAATGATCTCCGTTGCCAAGATCGACTACTACGCCGTGGATCATACGCCCAGCTATTTTTGGGAAAGTGCTTCAAGATCTATTTCCGCGGCCTTGATTGTTCACCTGCCCTCCGTCATCACCGGCCGGGAAACCTGGAAACAAAACGAAACCATCCAAAGAGCAATCAACATTGATCAGGGGGTGATCGTCAAAGATAGTATCCTGCGCTTTCAGCATCGCAAGGCGGCGTATCCTCATGAGGTGAATTAG
- a CDS encoding helix-turn-helix domain-containing protein, whose translation MRTSNQLHLEEDNAPLLTDLKNSLLSTSLIEGQAIPYSRPVFFEEDQQWLTLIAQCVQENLANNKYTVKQLAFDVAISERQLRRRMKQLLGMGPGKYILQKRLHHAQQLISKRKYKTITRVAREVGYKDVDSFRSNFQSFFGVSPKECLGF comes from the coding sequence ATGAGAACATCCAACCAACTTCACTTAGAAGAGGATAATGCTCCTCTGCTTACTGACCTAAAAAACAGCTTGCTGTCAACAAGCTTAATAGAAGGGCAAGCCATCCCCTATTCAAGGCCCGTTTTTTTCGAAGAAGATCAGCAATGGCTCACCCTAATAGCACAATGTGTCCAGGAGAATTTAGCCAACAATAAATATACCGTTAAGCAACTGGCATTTGATGTCGCAATCAGTGAACGACAGTTGCGACGGCGAATGAAACAGCTCTTAGGTATGGGCCCCGGTAAATATATACTGCAAAAGCGTTTGCATCACGCACAGCAGTTGATTTCTAAGCGAAAATACAAAACGATCACCCGAGTAGCACGTGAGGTAGGATATAAAGACGTCGACTCTTTCCGGAGTAATTTTCAGTCGTTTTTTGGGGTTAGTCCTAAAGAATGCTTGGGTTTTTAA